One Terriglobia bacterium DNA window includes the following coding sequences:
- a CDS encoding xanthine dehydrogenase family protein molybdopterin-binding subunit produces LRNQLEGGALHGVSRALNEEVTWDEQKVTSIDWRTYRPLPVGADIPRIETVLINRPEARATGAGETAVTVVAAAIGNAVFDATGVRLRQAPFTPERVKAALSKRA; encoded by the coding sequence ATTGAGGAACCAGCTCGAAGGCGGGGCGCTGCACGGTGTCAGCCGGGCGCTCAACGAAGAAGTCACGTGGGACGAACAGAAGGTCACGTCGATCGACTGGCGCACGTACCGCCCGCTGCCGGTGGGCGCCGATATTCCCAGAATCGAAACTGTTCTCATTAATCGTCCAGAGGCCCGCGCGACGGGAGCCGGCGAAACGGCAGTTACGGTTGTGGCGGCAGCGATCGGAAACGCAGTGTTCGACGCGACAGGTGTGCGCCTGAGACAGGCGCCGTTCACGCCCGAACGCGTGAAAGCGGCGTTGTCGAAGCGGGCTTAA